From the Oceanobacillus kimchii X50 genome, the window GCTTGATTATTTCCTCCACCTTGGTCAAACGATATCTCTGAGTCAACGGTCCCTAGTGTTGTAGTTTGAACAAAAAAAGGAGTTGCTCCCGTTGGACCTGCTTCTCCTGTTGCTCCCGTTGGGCCTGCTTCTCCCGTTGCTCCCGTTGGACCTGCTTCTCCTGTTGCTCCTGCTGGACCCGCTTCTCCTGTTGCTCCCGTTTGGCCTGCTTCTCCCGTTGCTCCTGCTGGGCCTGCTTCTCCCGTTGCTCCCGTTGGGCCTGCTTCTCCTGTAGAGCCAGTTACTCCATTTGCTTCATTACCACAATTAATGATAATTTGTGGATTACAATAATCTTTTACACAAGTACATTTTTTACAATACTTATCTTTATTGTGACAAATAAATTGCGAATCATTATTAACCGGATATTTACATCTTTTACTAAAGTATCTACTCATAACACATTAGCACACCTTCCATTCCCAAAAATCTATATATATTAATTAATAGTATTAAGAATAGTAATTCTCGTATAAACAGATGTCATATATTTTTATAAGTTTATAAAATAAAAAATCAAAAAATCCCTCAGTTGAGAAATTATCTTGACGGAAATATTGTTTATTTACTAGGTAGTTTCTCTCTCATCGTTTCGGCCTTTGCTGAAAATACTAAGAAAAACTTGGATTTACAGAAGAAATAAGGAAACGATTGATTAAAGGGAAATTTATTGTGTATAAAATTCAAATAGTAAGAGATAAAGTCGAAGCATTTCATTTCATTCAGAGGATACAGATGAAATGACATTTGAATCTTACCAAGAAGCGGAAGTCTATAAACTTAAAGCTGAGAAAAATTGCTCGTTATCAGATAAATTCAAATTACAAATTGAAAAGGATAAATTAATATAGTCCTTTTGTTAAAGTAAAATAAAGCCCTCACTGGGAGGGCTCTGTTTTAGTAATATCTGTTACAACAATAACAGAATTTCTTCTTACTACACTTTCTATGATAGTTATCATCTCGATATCTATCATGAAATCGATTATCATAGTTGTCATTTTCTCTAAAACAACCACAATGATTCTCTTTTTTCTTGTAGCAGTGACATTTACAACATTTTTTGTGTTTCTTTCTACACTTATCATCATAATAACACATAGTTTTATCACTCCTTTCATAATCAACATACGCAATTAATAAAAAGGAGATTGGACAAATCTAATAGTAGATAACACATTTTATTTAAAGCCCTCGCTAGGAAGGCTTTTTTAATTTTAAATTCCCTGCATTAAGCCTACGTTAATTTTCCTTCTTCTATTTGCCTAACCTGTTAATTT encodes:
- a CDS encoding collagen-like protein, whose amino-acid sequence is MSRYFSKRCKYPVNNDSQFICHNKDKYCKKCTCVKDYCNPQIIINCGNEANGVTGSTGEAGPTGATGEAGPAGATGEAGQTGATGEAGPAGATGEAGPTGATGEAGPTGATGEAGPTGATPFFVQTTTLGTVDSEISFDQGGGNNQALGALVFIQEEITVTEMTVYIIQNGAATGDFQMAILEPDTNITTTVIAITDVVTTVSSGLITLPLLSSIVLNDDSSYYLAIYNQVNGSAIAGKVAGFGSVQEVAPINFRSQNLTNFNVGQVINTSDVSLQLTPWLAAE